Proteins encoded together in one Chlamydiota bacterium window:
- the mutY gene encoding Adenine DNA glycosylase, whose product MQLESLRTWFLKYRRDLPWRKTKNPYHVWISEVMLQQTQVEVVKSYFERFIRAFPTIVDLADADSMHLMKLWEGLGYYSRARNLQKGAKIVVEKFKGHIPQTRDELLKIPGIGPYTAAAILSFAHLKKALAIDGNVLRVLARFFGQKEDVTKPSVQKSLAKRVHLPEEKPYEIAEGLIELGALVCKKQPKCFCCPLKTECKAYLTKTQMQLPVRKKRPKIQRLKRLVLILMHNQNVLVKHNCEKKVMQDLLEFPYFEEKNMTKTCAKKYVEKLGLRGQFVRKMPIVKHSFTRYSIVLFPFIFEIEKKDDENFEWLTIKECETRAFSSGHKRILTHVTHG is encoded by the coding sequence ATGCAATTAGAATCCCTAAGAACTTGGTTTTTAAAATATCGACGCGATTTACCATGGAGAAAAACAAAAAATCCTTATCATGTTTGGATTTCTGAGGTGATGCTTCAACAGACGCAAGTGGAGGTTGTTAAGTCTTATTTTGAGAGATTTATCCGAGCTTTTCCGACCATCGTTGATTTGGCAGATGCAGACTCAATGCATTTGATGAAATTATGGGAAGGATTGGGTTATTATTCAAGAGCGCGCAACTTACAAAAGGGCGCAAAAATCGTTGTAGAAAAATTTAAAGGCCACATTCCACAAACCAGAGATGAACTCTTAAAAATTCCTGGAATTGGTCCTTATACGGCAGCAGCGATTTTAAGTTTTGCTCACTTAAAAAAAGCTTTGGCAATCGATGGAAATGTTTTGCGTGTGCTTGCACGCTTTTTTGGCCAAAAAGAGGATGTGACAAAACCTAGCGTTCAAAAGTCATTGGCAAAGCGTGTCCATTTACCAGAAGAAAAACCTTATGAAATTGCAGAAGGATTGATTGAATTAGGTGCGCTTGTTTGCAAAAAACAACCCAAATGTTTTTGCTGTCCTTTGAAAACTGAGTGCAAAGCCTATTTAACAAAGACGCAGATGCAATTACCTGTGCGTAAAAAAAGGCCAAAAATTCAACGATTGAAAAGGCTTGTATTGATTTTGATGCATAATCAAAATGTGCTTGTGAAACATAATTGTGAAAAGAAAGTGATGCAGGATCTTTTAGAATTTCCCTATTTTGAGGAAAAAAATATGACAAAAACATGCGCTAAAAAATATGTCGAAAAGTTAGGACTAAGGGGGCAATTTGTGAGAAAAATGCCTATTGTTAAGCATAGCTTTACACGCTATAGCATAGTGTTGTTTCCTTTTATTTTTGAAATTGAGAAAAAAGATGATGAAAATTTTGAGTGGTTGACCATTAAAGAATGCGAAACAAGAGCCTTTTCATCAGGACATAAACGAATTTTAACTCATGTTACGCATGGGTAA